The Arthrobacter zhaoxinii sequence GAAGGTCTGGCCTCCTCTGAAGCAGAGGCGGATGCCCTGCTCCGTTCGGGCGCTATCCGGCTTGGCTCCTGTCACGACTACGGCAGCGTAGGTTCCCTCACCGGGGTCTGCACCGCTTCAATGCCGGTTCTTGTGGTGCAGGACCGGGTGTCAGGCAGAACGGCAACCTGCAGGATGAATGAAGGCCCGGGAACACAGGCACTGACATTCGGATCCCGCGGACCTGCAGTTAGTGCCAACCTTGCCGTCATCAGGGACCAGGTGGCTCCGTCCCTCGGCCGGATCCTTCGTGACGCGCCGATGCCGCTCCTGCCGGTGATGGCTTCGGCCCTGTCGATGGGGGACGAACTTCATGGAAGGTCAAAGGCTGCGGCGCTCCTGTTCCGGAATGCCATCCTCGAACGCGTTGTGAACAGTCCCGAAGCCAACCCGGACACCGCGGCATTGCTGGCCTACCTCGACACTGCGGAATTTCACTTCCTGCACGTCGCCATGGCGGCAGCGAAGCTGGTGGCTGACGCGGCGGAGGGGATTGCCGGCAGCTCGATCGTCACGGCCATGGCGATGAACGAGAAGGAGTTTGGTGTTCGGATTTCCGGGGTTTCCGGGCAATGGTTCCGTGCACCGCTGCCGCCCGTCTCCGGGTTTCCCGGAAGGTTCCTGGCCCCTTGGACCTCCAACGACCTGGGGTACAGCGGGGGCGACAGCCTCATTCTGGAAACGCTCGGCTTGGGCGGCGCTGCCGCTGCCGCTGCCCCTTCGCTGAGCCCCGTCTCCGTCGGAACTCCCGCAGAGATGGCAGACCTGACTACGTCCCTCTTCAAGATCGCGCTGACCGAGCATCCGACGCTGAGGATACCAGCACTGGGCGGGCGAGGGATTCCCTACGGCTTGGACGTTGCGTCGATTGCCCAGCACCGACTCGTGCCACCGGTGCACCTTGGCGCAACGCTGCGCACCGGCGGCCTGGCCGGGGCCATCGTTTTCACCCCTCCGCTGCAACCGTTCAGTGATGCCTACGAACACCTGCAGGCGTCTTTCCTCGGCGTTTCACGTGAAACAACTGAAGCGGAGGACGGTCAGCGACTAGGAATGCCGAGCTAGGTCCTTAAAATCAAGCTAGTTCGATTGTTGGTCGCGGTTTGGTGCCGCTGTCTCGGGTTCCGGTCCGCTGCCGGCATCGGGGTGGATGGCCAGAAAAAGGGAGTAAGGGGTGCTGCCCTCGACTGCTTCTTCCGCTTCAACTTCATCGAGAAGATCCTGGACGCGTTCCAAGAGCCTCGCATACCCGTCTTCGGTCAGGCGGATGCCCAGTCGGGAAATGGCGACCTGCTCTGATGCGGGCACCTGCCCGACCTCGGACATAAATGCACCGATCATTGCGCTCCGCAAACGCAGATCCCGGCCGTCCAGATTCAGCTGCCATGATTTTCCCGTCGCACGGTACGGGATTTCGACTGCGCCGCTGGGGCCGGACCGGGCATCCTGTGGTTCCAGGAAACCCGCCGCAACAAGTTTTCGCACGTGATAAAGCACTGTCGCCGGGTTGGCGGCGAGCTTGGTCGCGATTTCCTTGTTGGTTAGCTGCTCTTTGAGGCAGACACGCAGGATCCGGATCCGCACCGCCGAAGCAAGGGCTTTTGCCTCATCCTCACTTGCTGACCGCCGGGGGGTCTGCCCGCTCTCC is a genomic window containing:
- a CDS encoding DUF1116 domain-containing protein; protein product: MTTNAVRPSPNEEAVAAMLSVEPYLIDVLPAGEAVPGMGKDTILVSGPLMRWQDYTGCQRFAVVGAALFEGLASSEAEADALLRSGAIRLGSCHDYGSVGSLTGVCTASMPVLVVQDRVSGRTATCRMNEGPGTQALTFGSRGPAVSANLAVIRDQVAPSLGRILRDAPMPLLPVMASALSMGDELHGRSKAAALLFRNAILERVVNSPEANPDTAALLAYLDTAEFHFLHVAMAAAKLVADAAEGIAGSSIVTAMAMNEKEFGVRISGVSGQWFRAPLPPVSGFPGRFLAPWTSNDLGYSGGDSLILETLGLGGAAAAAAPSLSPVSVGTPAEMADLTTSLFKIALTEHPTLRIPALGGRGIPYGLDVASIAQHRLVPPVHLGATLRTGGLAGAIVFTPPLQPFSDAYEHLQASFLGVSRETTEAEDGQRLGMPS
- a CDS encoding ArsR/SmtB family transcription factor, which gives rise to MPKESGQTPRRSASEDEAKALASAVRIRILRVCLKEQLTNKEIATKLAANPATVLYHVRKLVAAGFLEPQDARSGPSGAVEIPYRATGKSWQLNLDGRDLRLRSAMIGAFMSEVGQVPASEQVAISRLGIRLTEDGYARLLERVQDLLDEVEAEEAVEGSTPYSLFLAIHPDAGSGPEPETAAPNRDQQSN